One Vitis riparia cultivar Riparia Gloire de Montpellier isolate 1030 chromosome 4, EGFV_Vit.rip_1.0, whole genome shotgun sequence genomic window carries:
- the LOC117913651 gene encoding protein BOLA2 translates to MGVTKEDVESSLTSVMNPSHLEVIDTSGGCGASFAIEIVSEQFEGKRLLERHRMVNAALQEELKQIHALSIKKALTPEQWKQQQEAENSQPAA, encoded by the exons atgGGAGTGACAAAGGAAGACGTGGAATCTTCATTGACCTCTGTAATGAACCCTTCTCATCTG GAAGTGATTGATACATCTGGTGG GTGTGGTGCAAGCTTTGCAATTGAAATTGTGTCAGAACAGTTTGAAGGGAAGAGGTTGCTGGAGAGGCATCGGATGGTGAATGCTGCACTGCAAGAGGAGTTGAAACAAATCCATGCTCTGTCGATAAAGAAAGCTCTGACCCCAGAGCAGTGGAAACAACAGCAAGAAGCTGAAAATTCTCAGCCTGCTGCTTAA
- the LOC117912787 gene encoding fibrillin-5, chloroplastic, whose protein sequence is MATKLVQPPVPASHVAPPIPRLTKMMRAHRPVTATHSGSRRRSIFGEFPSGSRPFYAIRVAGQSPGLVGDDQDIVVKEEEEEEEEDEQEGASSDDRTIANVKADLYQAVQGINRGVFGVPSAKKSEIEALVKLLESQNPTPEPILNLDKVNGWWKLVYSTITILGSKRTKLGLRNFITLGDFLQIIDVEEAKAVNVIKFNARGFNFLNGELKIEASFKIASKSRVDIKYDSSTITPDKLMNVFKQNYDLLLGIFNPEGWLEITYLDESMRIGRDDKGNLFILERSEAT, encoded by the exons ATGGCTACTAAGCTTGTTCAACCACCAGTCCCTGCTTCCCACGTGGCTCCTCCAATACCCAGACTCACAAAAATGATGAGAGCTCACAGACCGGTTACAGCCACTCATTCAGGGTCCCGGAGGAGGTCCATATTTGGAGAGTTCCCATCTGGGTCTAGACCCTTCTACGCCATTAGAGTTGCAGGGCAGAGCCCCGGCCTAGTTGGGGATGACCAGGATATTGTagtgaaggaagaagaagaagaagaagaagaagacgaacAAGAAGGAGCATCATCAGATGATAGGACGATTGCCAATGTAAAAGCAGATCTATACCAGGCAGTTCAAG GCATCAATAGGGGGGTTTTTGGAGTACCATCTGCAAAGAAATCTGAGATTGAAGCTCTGGTCAAGCTGCTAGAGTCTCAAAATCCAACTCCGGAACCTATTCTAAATCTAGACAAG GTAAATGGATGGTGGAAGCTTGTTTACAGCACAATTACAATATTGGGTTCCAAGAGAACGAAGCTAGGATTGAGAAATTTCATCACTCTGGGGGACTTTTTGCAGATTATTGATGTGGAAGAG GCCAAAGCAGTTAATGTGATCAAGTTCAACGCAAGGGGATTCAATTTCCTGAATGGAGAGCTGAAAATTGAGGCCTCCTTCAAGATTGCTTCCAAATCA AGGGTTGACATTAAGTATGACAGCTCCACCATCACTCCTGACAAG TTGATGAATGTGTTCAAGCAAAACTATGATCTTCTGCTGGGCATCTTCAACCCAGAGGGTTGGCTTGAGATCAC ATACCTAGATGAGAGCATGAGGATAGGGAGGGATGATAAAGGTAATCTCTTCATATTAGAAAGATCAGAGGCAACCTGA
- the LOC117912786 gene encoding pre-mRNA-splicing factor ISY1 homolog, with translation MARNEEKAQSMLNRFITLKNEEKKKPKERRPYLASECRDLAEADKWRQQIMREIGRKVAEIQNEGLGEHRLRDLNDEINKLIREKSHWERRIIELGGPNYTKHSAKMTDLEGNIVDVPNPSGRGPGYRYFGAAKKLPGVRELFEKPPELRKRKSRYDIYKRIDASYYGYRDDEDGVLEKVEGPAEERMRAAKLAEWEALEEIKREARRAVKSGEVASVAPAGILFEEEEDVVEEERQAAREKENEKEREFVVHVPLPDEKEIERMVVEKKKMELLSKYTSEGLLEEQTEAKAMLNIQR, from the coding sequence ATGGCTCGAAATGAAGAGAAAGCGCAGTCGATGCTCAATAGATTCATCACCCTCAAGAACGAAGAAAAGAAGAAGCCCAAAGAGCGCCGCCCCTACCTCGCCTCCGAGTGTCGTGACCTTGCCGAGGCCGACAAATGGCGCCAACAGATCATGCGCGAGATTGGCCGGAAAGTCGCCGAGATCCAGAACGAAGGCCTAGGCGAGCACCGCCTCCGAGACCTCAACGACGAGATCAACAAACTCATCCGCGAAAAGTCCCATTGGGAGCGCCGAATAATCGAACTGGGCGGCCCCAATTACACGAAACACTCCGCCAAAATGACTGATTTGGAAGGCAATATTGTCGATGTCCCTAACCCTAGCGGCCGCGGCCCCGGCTACCGTTACTTCGGTGCGGCGAAGAAACTCCCCGGAGTTCGAGAGTTGTTCGAGAAGCCGCCGGAGTTGAGGAAGAGAAAGTCACGGTACGATATATACAAGCGAATTGATGCGAGCTATTATGGGTACAGGGATGATGAGGATGGTGTGTTGGAGAAGGTGGAGGGACCGGCGGAGGAGCGGATGAGGGCAGCCAAGTTGGCAGAGTGGGAGGCATTGGAGGAGATAAAGAGGGAGGCGCGGAGGGCGGTGAAGAGCGGTGAGGTGGCGAGTGTGGCACCGGCAGGGATATTGTTTGAGGAGGAGGAGGATGTGGTGGAGGAGGAGAGGCAGGCGGCCAGGGAAAAGGAAAacgagaaagagagagagtttgTGGTGCACGTACCCCTGCCTGATGAGAAGGAAATTGAGAGGATGGTggtggagaagaagaagatggagctCTTGAGCAAGTATACCAGCGAGGGGCTTTTGGAGGAGCAGACCGAGGCTAAAGCTATGCTTAATATTCAGCGATAA
- the LOC117912802 gene encoding carbamoyl-phosphate synthase small chain, chloroplastic isoform X2, with protein MAIRCTDFGVKSWFASNPRNYASINVRIFTIRCSSGAAATAVGLGERPWKTSDARLVLEDGSVWKAKSFGASGTQVGEVVFNTSLTGYQEILTDPSYAGQFVLMTNPHIGNTGVNFDDEESSQCFLAGLVIRSLSIGTSNWRCAETLGDYLAERNIMGIYDVDTRAITRRLRQDGSLVGVLSTEDSKTDEELLKISCSWDIVGVDLISGVSCNSPYEWVDKTGSEWDFNSNERAAETFHVIAYDFGIKHNILRRLASYGCKITVVPSTWPASETLKMKPDGVLFSNGPGDPSAVPYAVETVKEILGKVPVFGICMGHQLLGQALGGKTFKMKFGHHGGNHPVRNLRSGRVEISAQNHNYAVDPASLPEGVEVTHVNLNDGSCAGLAYPALNVMSLQYHPEASPGPHDSDPAFREFIQLMKQVKQNA; from the exons atggcGATAAGATGTACGGATTTCGGGGTGAAAAGTTGGTTTGCTTCCAACCCTAGAAATTATGCTTCGATAAATGTTAGGATTTTCACCATCAGATGCTCCTCAGGTGCCGCTGCCACCGCCGTCG GTTTGGGTGAAAGACCCTGGAAAACATCCGATGCTAGACTTGTTCTTGAAGATGGCTCAGTCTGGAAGGCAAAGTCATTTGGTGCTTCAGGAACTCAAGTTGGAGAAGTGGTTTTCAATACATCTTTAACAGG ATATCAGGAAATTCTTACAGACCCCAGTTATGCTGGTCAGTTCGTCTTGATGACAAATCCACATATTGGCAACACGGGGGTAAATTTTG ATGACGAAGAATCAAGTCAATGCTTTCTTGCTGGTTTAGTGATCAGAAGTCTAAGTATCGG TACTTCAAATTGGAGATGTGCAGAGACACTTGGTGACTATTTAGCAGAAAGGAACATTATGGGCATAT ATGATGTCGATACCCGGGCCATTACCCGTAGATTAAGACAAGATGGAAGCCTTGTAGGTGTACTGAGCACAGAAGACTCTAAAACAGATGAGGAACTACTGAAAATTTCTTGCTCATGGGACATTGTGG GTGTTGATTTAATAAGTGGTGTTTCATGCAATTCTCCATATGAGTGGGTTGATAAAACAGGCTCAGAATGGGATTTTAACTCTAATGAGAGAGCTGCAGAAACTTTTCAT GTTATCGCATATGATTTTGGGATCAAGCATAATATATTAAGGCGTTTGGCATCCTATGGCTGTAAAATCACAGTTGTCCCATCAACATGGCCAGCTTCAGAGACCTTAAAGATGAAGCCTGATGGAGTTCTTTTCAGCAATGGCCCAGGAGACCCATCTGCAGTTCCTTATGCTGTTGAAACAGTTAAAGAAATATTGGGAAAGGTTCCTGTTTTTGGCATTTGTATGGGACATCAGTTGCTTGGCCAGGCATTGGGTGGTAAAACCTTTAAAATGAAGTTTGGTCACCATGGTGGAAATCATCCAGTCCGTAACCTTCGGAGTGGTCGCGTTGAGATCAGTGCTCAG AATCATAACTATGCAGTAGACCCTGCATCACTGCCTGAGGGTGTGGAAGTGACGCATGTCAACCTTAATGATGGAAGTTGTGCAGGCCTTGCCTATCCTGCTCTGAATGTCATGTCTCTTCAATACCACCCTGAAGCTTCTCCGGGGCCTCATGATTCGGATCCTG CCTTCAGGGAATTCATACAGTTGATGAAGCAAGTAAAGCAAAATGCCTGA
- the LOC117912802 gene encoding carbamoyl-phosphate synthase small chain, chloroplastic isoform X1 translates to MLLRCRCHRRRYQEILTDPSYAGQFVLMTNPHIGNTGVNFDDEESSQCFLAGLVIRSLSIGTSNWRCAETLGDYLAERNIMGIYDVDTRAITRRLRQDGSLVGVLSTEDSKTDEELLKISCSWDIVGVDLISGVSCNSPYEWVDKTGSEWDFNSNERAAETFHVIAYDFGIKHNILRRLASYGCKITVVPSTWPASETLKMKPDGVLFSNGPGDPSAVPYAVETVKEILGKVPVFGICMGHQLLGQALGGKTFKMKFGHHGGNHPVRNLRSGRVEISAQNHNYAVDPASLPEGVEVTHVNLNDGSCAGLAYPALNVMSLQYHPEASPGPHDSDPAFREFIQLMKQVKQNA, encoded by the exons ATGCTCCTCAGGTGCCGCTGCCACCGCCGTCG ATATCAGGAAATTCTTACAGACCCCAGTTATGCTGGTCAGTTCGTCTTGATGACAAATCCACATATTGGCAACACGGGGGTAAATTTTG ATGACGAAGAATCAAGTCAATGCTTTCTTGCTGGTTTAGTGATCAGAAGTCTAAGTATCGG TACTTCAAATTGGAGATGTGCAGAGACACTTGGTGACTATTTAGCAGAAAGGAACATTATGGGCATAT ATGATGTCGATACCCGGGCCATTACCCGTAGATTAAGACAAGATGGAAGCCTTGTAGGTGTACTGAGCACAGAAGACTCTAAAACAGATGAGGAACTACTGAAAATTTCTTGCTCATGGGACATTGTGG GTGTTGATTTAATAAGTGGTGTTTCATGCAATTCTCCATATGAGTGGGTTGATAAAACAGGCTCAGAATGGGATTTTAACTCTAATGAGAGAGCTGCAGAAACTTTTCAT GTTATCGCATATGATTTTGGGATCAAGCATAATATATTAAGGCGTTTGGCATCCTATGGCTGTAAAATCACAGTTGTCCCATCAACATGGCCAGCTTCAGAGACCTTAAAGATGAAGCCTGATGGAGTTCTTTTCAGCAATGGCCCAGGAGACCCATCTGCAGTTCCTTATGCTGTTGAAACAGTTAAAGAAATATTGGGAAAGGTTCCTGTTTTTGGCATTTGTATGGGACATCAGTTGCTTGGCCAGGCATTGGGTGGTAAAACCTTTAAAATGAAGTTTGGTCACCATGGTGGAAATCATCCAGTCCGTAACCTTCGGAGTGGTCGCGTTGAGATCAGTGCTCAG AATCATAACTATGCAGTAGACCCTGCATCACTGCCTGAGGGTGTGGAAGTGACGCATGTCAACCTTAATGATGGAAGTTGTGCAGGCCTTGCCTATCCTGCTCTGAATGTCATGTCTCTTCAATACCACCCTGAAGCTTCTCCGGGGCCTCATGATTCGGATCCTG CCTTCAGGGAATTCATACAGTTGATGAAGCAAGTAAAGCAAAATGCCTGA
- the LOC117912803 gene encoding histone H3.2: MARTKQTARKSTGGKAPRKQLATKAARKSAPATGGVKKPHRFRPGTVALREIRKYQKSTELLIRKLPFQRLVREIAQDFKTDLRFQSSAVAALQEAAEAYLVGLFEDTNLCAIHAKRVTIMPKDIQLARRIRGERA, translated from the coding sequence ATGGCGCGAACCAAGCAAACAGCCAGAAAATCCACCGGCGGAAAGGCTCCACGCAAGCAACTGGCGACAAAGGCTGCCAGGAAGTCGGCTCCTGCGACCGGAGGAGTAAAGAAGCCTCACAGGTTCAGGCCAGGGACGGTGGCTCTGAGGGAGATAAGGAAGTACCAGAAGAGCACGGAGCTACTGATTCGGAAGCTTCCGTTCCAGCGACTGGTTCGTGAGATTGCTCAGGACTTCAAGACGGATCTGAGGTTCCAGAGCAGCGCTGTTGCGGCTCTGCAGGAGGCTGCAGAGGCCTACTTAGTGGGGCTCTTCGAGGACACCAACTTGTGTGCGATTCACGCCAAAAGAGTCACTATTATGCCCAAAGATATTCAGCTGGCCAGGAGGATTAGAGGCGAGAGGGCTTGA